A genomic stretch from Thermoproteales archaeon includes:
- the feoB gene encoding ferrous iron transport protein B, with translation MAVAGNPNVGKSTLFNVLTGETARVGNWPGVTVERKEGVRVYKNKKFCFVDLPGTYGISATSLEEIVAREYIISGEPNVVLVLVDGTAPERTLYLPIQILELMPNVVIAVTKADMTHKMGIHIHIDKLEARLGVPVVEVSAIQGSGIRELLEAILAVAGKKRGREKPLRIDYGGLEPIISEVEKIIKKYNILKMYPARWVAIRLLEGDPRLEELIRKSGKADVLAKIKQISSSARQSIGRDLGEIIAVSRFNFVDNLVKEIVVRIAVEEETKLFEEIFQHEIAGVVFSSLFLVLFFSLVFTINSGFPLDVIFCWLGWKQLAELLASYSLLGLMDEIFSFINATIAQLLESYNVQPWLISLITDGVISGVGSVLSFLPLLIITFFLLSILEDSGLAARLAYSYNSLLSKFGLSGRAIYPIVISFGCNVPGILSSRTALEEEERQQLIFSVPFVPCQARLIVIIAFATAYFSSSVMQALVMFMVYTVSLIVAILTSSLFRRFMFRKKEAPIFLLEIPPIHKPSLKVVWWLTWDYSKHFLRKAGLIILSLSIVTWFLLNHGPSGFTYNPKESYAAILGNFLAYFLSLYGVPKESAWIIGFALIQGFIAKEGLIEAIALLEGGEANVKDALLALGLNPVQAFSLLILFTLYVPCIPTVAAIKQEIGKNSLTLLIILYMFAVAIALSLLVNTILSILAV, from the coding sequence GTGGCTGTTGCTGGTAACCCAAACGTTGGAAAGTCTACGCTTTTTAACGTTTTAACAGGTGAAACAGCTCGCGTAGGTAATTGGCCAGGCGTAACCGTTGAACGTAAAGAAGGCGTTAGAGTCTACAAAAACAAAAAATTTTGCTTTGTTGACTTACCGGGCACGTATGGTATATCGGCTACAAGTTTAGAAGAGATTGTCGCTCGTGAATATATCATAAGCGGAGAACCAAACGTTGTACTAGTGCTTGTCGATGGCACTGCTCCCGAGCGTACGCTTTATCTACCTATTCAAATACTCGAGCTGATGCCCAACGTCGTGATTGCTGTTACGAAGGCAGATATGACCCATAAAATGGGCATACATATTCACATAGATAAGCTGGAGGCGCGGCTGGGAGTCCCAGTCGTTGAAGTATCCGCTATACAAGGTAGTGGTATACGAGAGTTGCTTGAAGCCATCTTAGCTGTTGCAGGAAAAAAGCGAGGAAGAGAGAAGCCTCTGCGCATAGATTATGGAGGACTTGAGCCTATCATTTCGGAAGTTGAGAAAATAATAAAGAAATATAATATTTTAAAGATGTACCCGGCTAGATGGGTTGCTATACGATTGCTTGAGGGAGATCCTAGACTTGAAGAATTGATAAGGAAAAGTGGTAAAGCCGATGTTCTAGCGAAGATAAAGCAAATATCATCCTCCGCCAGGCAGAGCATAGGTAGAGACCTCGGGGAGATTATTGCAGTGTCAAGGTTTAACTTTGTAGATAATTTAGTAAAGGAAATCGTTGTGAGGATAGCGGTTGAAGAAGAAACAAAGCTTTTCGAGGAAATTTTTCAACATGAAATTGCTGGTGTAGTATTTAGCTCTCTATTCCTGGTTTTATTTTTCTCTCTTGTGTTTACAATTAACAGCGGATTTCCTTTAGACGTGATATTTTGCTGGCTGGGCTGGAAACAGCTGGCCGAGCTTTTGGCCTCATATAGCCTTCTCGGATTAATGGATGAGATTTTTAGTTTTATAAATGCAACAATAGCTCAATTACTAGAATCTTACAATGTCCAGCCATGGCTTATATCTCTAATCACTGATGGCGTAATATCAGGTGTAGGTAGTGTGTTATCTTTTCTTCCACTTTTAATCATCACCTTTTTCCTGCTTTCTATATTAGAAGATAGCGGACTGGCAGCTCGACTAGCATATTCCTATAATTCTCTGCTAAGCAAGTTTGGGCTTTCAGGAAGAGCTATCTATCCGATAGTTATCAGTTTTGGATGCAATGTTCCGGGAATTTTATCTTCTAGAACAGCTTTAGAAGAGGAGGAAAGACAACAATTGATCTTTTCGGTCCCATTCGTTCCCTGTCAAGCCAGGTTAATTGTTATAATAGCTTTTGCAACGGCATACTTCTCGTCTAGTGTTATGCAAGCATTAGTCATGTTCATGGTATACACAGTATCCCTTATAGTTGCCATTTTAACGTCTTCGCTATTCAGGAGATTTATGTTTAGGAAAAAGGAAGCTCCAATATTTCTATTAGAGATCCCTCCAATTCATAAGCCTAGCCTAAAAGTTGTATGGTGGCTTACTTGGGATTACTCCAAGCACTTCTTAAGAAAAGCGGGTTTAATAATATTATCATTGAGTATTGTTACCTGGTTCTTGCTGAATCACGGTCCTTCAGGTTTTACTTACAATCCAAAAGAAAGCTATGCTGCAATTTTAGGCAATTTTTTAGCATATTTTCTTTCGCTCTATGGAGTGCCAAAGGAGAGTGCATGGATTATTGGATTTGCTTTAATTCAAGGTTTTATAGCTAAGGAAGGATTGATAGAAGCCATAGCTTTATTAGAGGGAGGAGAGGCGAACGTTAAAGATGCACTGCTAGCTTTAGGCTTAAATCCTGTTCAAGCTTTTTCCCTATTGATACTTTTCACTCTTTACGTTCCTTGCATACCTACTGTAGCTGCAATAAAGCAAGAAATAGGGAAAAACTCACTTACATTGCTAATTATTCTATATATGTTCGCAGTAGCTATAGCTCTTTCTCTTCTAGTAAATACGATTTTGTCTATTCTGGCTGTTTAA